The genomic segment AGCACCTGATAAAAGCCGACTTTGAAGTGGCCTTGGAACTGGCTACCCAGCTGGATTTTCTCTTTGATAAGGGTACTTTCGATGAAAAGAGATTGATCTGTGAGACGGTTTTCAAATGCCTCTATGTGGAAGAAGGCAAGGTGACCAAGGCCGAACTCAATGCCCCCTTCGCGATCATCGCCTCAAGAGCCAAAGGTTCGGGAGCTGTTCCGAATGGTGGAGCTGAGGGGATTCGAACCCCTGACCTCCTCCTTGCAAAGGAGGCGCTCTCCCTATTGAGCTACAGCCCCATTCGTTACCGGTAATTATATACAATTAGCGGCCTTACTGGCAATTTGCCCGGGCTGATTATGTGATAAACTGTTATCCATAAAAAGACTGGAGGACCGGATGACCATAGCCCATATTCTGATCCTGCTGGCGACCGGCGCCGGCGTCGGTTTTGCCGGCGGCCTGCTGGGGGTAGGCGGCTCCTTTATTATGACGCCGGTCCAGTATCTGGTTTTTGCCGATATGGGTATTCCGGTCGATATCGCCGTCAAGCTGGCTTTCGGCACCAGTATGATGGTTATTTTACCTACCGCCGCCAGCGGTACCTGGAGACACCACAGGGAGGGTGCGGTCTGGTGGAGGGCGGCCGTTGTCATGGGGATGTGTGGCCTGGCCGGCGCTTTCGGCGGAGCGACCCTGGCCAGTTACCTGCCCGGGGCAGTCCTGAAGCTGGCCTTTGGCATCGTAGTCATGGCAGCCGGTGTCGGGATGCTCGTCCGCGGGCCGGTAGAGGCTGGCCAGCCGCCGAAGGATAACCCCTGGCTCTGGGCGGCCTGGGCGGCCCCGATCGGGGTGATCAGCGGGCTGGTTGGTCTCGGCGGCGGCGTACTGGCTGTTCCGGTAATGGTGCTGGCGCTTAAGTTCAGGATCCATAGTGCCATTGCGACATCATTAGCCTTTGTCATGTTTACCAGCATCGGGGGCGTGATCGGTTATATTGTCAACGGGCAGGGCATCGCCGGGCTGCCCTTGCACTGCCTGGGCTATGTTCATCTGGAGGCTTGGGGCCTGCTGGCGGCGACCAGCATCGGCATGGCGCAGCTCGGGGCAAGGGCTACCCATCGTGCCCCGGCCCACCGCTTGAGATACGCATTTGTCGCGGTGATGTTCTATCTGGGCTTAAGGATGCTCGGCGTCTTCGGTTGAGTGCTCCGGCCTGAACTAGCTGTTGCTAACCCCCCAGAACCACCCTGCCGATCTGGTAGATGACGGTAGCGGCGACCCAGGCAACGGCACAGGTGTAGCCGATGGCGAACCAGGCCCACTTTGCCGAGGCTTCGCTGCGTATGGTGGCGATGCTGGCGACACAGGGAACGTAGAGCAGGCTGAAGACCATAAAGGAGAAGGCAACCAGCGGCGTCCAGCCCAGTTGAGATGCCAGAGCACCACCCAATCCTGCTTCTCCAACGGCGAAGATGGCTCCCAGGCTGCCGACCACGATTTCTTTAGCCAGGAAGCCGAAGACGAGGCTGGCGGCTGCCGGCCACTGGGCAAAGCCGCAGGGGGTAAATACCGGTGCCACGGCACTGCCTATCCTGCCCAGGATGCTCCCGGCGCTGGCGTACTCTACGCCCCAGGGTAGACTGGCCAGCAGCCAGACCGCTACCACTGCGGCGAAGATAATGGTGCCCGCCCTCTTCAGGAAGTGCTTGCCCCGCTCCCACATATGAATCATTGCCCCGTGGAAGGTAGGCAGCCGGTATGGCGGCAGCTCCATAACGAAGTGCCCCGATTCCCCGGCGAAAAGGCTCTTGCGCAGAATCCAGGCGCTGAAGATGGCGATGCCGATGCCGATCAGGTACATTGCGAAGACGACCAGTCCGGCGCGGGCGGGGAAGAAGACTCCGGCGAGGAGGACGAAGATGGGCAGGCGGGCTCCGCAGGACATGAAAGGGGTGACCAGCATCGTGGTCAGCCTGTCCTTGCGATTTTCTATCGTCCGGCAGGCCATCACGGCGGGAATGGTGCAGCCGAAGCCCAGTATCATGGGGATAAAAGAACGCCCGTGCAGCCCTATCCGGTGCATCACCCGGTCCATAACGAAGGCGGCCCGGGACAGGTATCCACAGTCTTCCAGGACGGATATGGCGATGAAGAGCAGGAATATCGGCGGTATGAAGCTGATTACCGAGCCGACGCCGCTGATGATGCCATCGCCGAGTAGAGAGCTCCACCAGTCGGGAGAGATGCCCTCCGCTATTCCGGCAAGGCTGCCGAAGCCGGCATCGATCAGACCCATCAGCGGGCCGGAGAGGGTAAAGACGAACTGGAACATCCCGTACATTATGCCCAGGAAGATGGGGATGCCCCAGATGCGATGGACCAGCACCCGGTCTATCTTATCCGATGTGGTAGCCTTCTCTATCCGCGGCTTTTTCAGGGTATCCTTGAGCAGGCCGCTGATAAACCCGTATCTCGCACCGGAGATTACCGTCTCCGCATCGTCGCCGAGGACGCTTCTTAAGTGGCCGATGCTCTTGTCTTTAGCCTGGATTATCTCTTCCCGACTCATCTATCGAGCCCTATCTTTTCCAGCACTTCCCCGTCCTCTTCCAGCAGCTTTATCGCCAGCCAGCGGGGCGGAAATCGCTGCGACAGCTCTTCATCCCGGGCGATCAGTGATTCCAGCTCCTTGATGTGTTCCTCCAACTCGTTGCCGTAGAAGAGCTTTACCTTTTCTACTCCGGATCTGCCCTCGAAAGCATCCACTATTGCCTGGAGCAGCCGGTCGTTGCTGCCTTTTTTCTTGGCGACCATCGGCACCACCGGCGCCCCCAGTTCCCGGGCCAGCTTGTCAACGTCGATCTGGTAGTCCCTGGACTGGGCGATGTCCATCATGTTCAGGGCGACTACCAGGTTGGCCTCCAGTTCGATGAGCTGGACGGTAAGGTAGAGGTTTCTCTCCAGGTTGGAGGCGTCCAGAATGTCCACGACGACATCCGGTGCGCCTTCCAGGATGAAGTTCCGCGCTACCACCTCGTCGGGGGAGTAGGCGGTCAGGCTGTAGACGCCGGGCAGGTCGACTACTTTTACCTGATAGTCTCCGTATCGGTAGCCGCCCTCTTTCTTCTCGACGGTTACCCCGGGCCAGTTCCCCACATGCTGATGGGCTCCGGTAAGGTTGTTGAATACCGTTGTCTTGCCAGCATTGGGGTTGCCGGCCAGGGCAACGGTTATCTTTTTAGCCATTGCCTGTTATTTCTACCATAATCTTCAGGGCGACCCCGTGGCCGAGGACCAGTCTGGAGCCCCTGAGGTCGATCAGGATCGGCCCGGGCATCTGGCTGTTGATTACCTTCAGCTTTGTCCCCGGAGTTAGGCCCATATCGGCCAGCCGCTGCACCAGCCCCCGGCCGCCTCTAATCTCAGCTACCGTAACTTCTTCGTAGGGATTAATCATCGCCAGCGGCAGAGACTTCCCGCTCATCTAGTCTACCTCCACCTGCACGTTGATTGCTTCTTCCTTGCGCAGCGACAGCTGATAGCCCCGCAGCCTTATCCAGATGGGGTCTCCCATCGGTGCGATGCGCTCGACCACAACCGCCGCCGGCGGGATTACTCCCATATCCAGGATGCGCCGGTGGACCTGACCGTTGCCGCCTATCTTACTGATGCGGCCATGCTCACCTACCCTCATCTCACCTAAAGTCTTGATCGTCATTCCTCTTTCCCTTTCTTCTCGAACCCTTTTTCAGGCAACTGTAGCATTAGCTGCTTCCTGTTCCGACGGCATTTAGCGCAGTAACCGGTCATCTGCACCTCTGCATCGATGATCTCAAAGCCCTTCTTGCGGCTGATTTCCCGCTTCATATCCGAACACAGCCCGCACTCGAACTCGATTACCTGGCCGCAGCCCAGACAGACCAGGTGGTGGTGCTCTGCGGATGTCTTCACTTCGTAGTGATGGTGGGACTCGTTGAAGTGAAGCTCCTGTATCAGCCCCAGTTCCTTCAGGGTACGCAGATTCCGGTATACCGTGGACAGGCTGAGGTTGGACTGTATCTGCCGGGCCTGGCTGTAGACTTCATCGGCATCCAGATGTTCGCCGCCACGGTTGATAATATCCAGGATCAGCGCCCGCTGGCTGGTCATCCTCAGTCCGGCCGAACTCAGTGCCGTACGCTTAATGACGGTACTCGATTTCTTAGATACCATTCTACTTGTCGCTAATGCTTATTATTTGCAATAATTATAGCGTATCGGTACCAGGCTGTCAATTTTTTGGCCAAAGGAATTCGATATCTTGGGGGTTGGTGCTTCAGGTTTCCAGGATACTCTTTATCGCCGGTAGGGCATGCCGGGCCGCCCGCTTGCCCTGGAGGATGCACTCCCGGGCCCGGTTAAAGCTCCCGGGCAGGATATGCCCCACTTCGGGGTTAATTATGACATCGGCTTCCCTAAGTCCGTCCAGCGCCGCCTGATAGCCCATAATATATATCATCCGTACCACGATGCTGAAAACGTTAGGTTCTTTCTGGGTTTTCAGATCACCCGCGGCGTCGGCCTTCTTTTTTCTGCCGCCCATATAGGGCACCACGTTTACCGCAACGACGATGTCGGCACCCATCTCTTTGACAGCTCGCACCGGTATCGGTTCGACCAGAGCGCCATCGAACAGGTAGCGCCCCTGCCACCTGGCCGGAGTAAATATTACCGGCATCGAGGCACTGGCCCTTACTGCCGCCGCCACCGGGCCCTGCTTGATGACCACCTCCTTGCCGGTGCCGATGTCGGTGGCCAGGCAGGTGAAGGGTATTTTCAAGTCGGCAAAATCAATATTGCAGATCAGAGACTTGAGCCATCCGTCGATCCTCTTCCCCTTGATGAAGCCGCTGGTCGGTACGGTGAAATCAGCCAGAGTCATCATCTTCATCAGGCTCAGTCCGGTCACCGTCCTGGTTATCTCGTCGATGCTCTTCCCCGCGGCATAGGCGGCGCCGATAATCGCCCCGATGCTGGTACCGGCGATCATATCGATGGGGATACCGTTTTTCTCCAGGACTTCCAGCACACCGACGTGGGCCAGACCACGGGCGGCGCCGCTGCTCAGCACCAGCCCCACTTTCTTTCGATCCAATCTATCCTGCTCCTTCCGGCCGTGGCGATTTTATCCCCAGAGGTCCTCGATGTCCTGCTCGGCCTGTTTGACTGCTGCGGTCCCTCCATCGGGAGCGAATTCCTTATAGGAATTCACCGAGCCGTATTCCCTGGGCCGGAAGGCTACCGGCATCGGCACGGCGTGGCCGAAGATGAGTGCCTGCTGCCTGGAAGCCAGCTTGGACAGTACCGATTTGAGCTCGCTCTTGCCGGATACTCCGGACAGTACGCTGTCGATGTCGCGTTCATTATCGAGCAGGAAGGTCGCCTTAGTGCCGACCTGTGACATAATCTCGTCGTCGATACCGCTGGGACGCTGGTCGATTACGAGCAGGGTGGCGTTATACTTGCGCATCTCCCGGGCGATGGTGCCGAAGATGGTCTGCGAGGCCACCTCCGGGTTGAGGAATTTGTGCGCTTCCTCGATGGTTATCACCAGAGGCTGCGGTCCGGTCGAGTTTTCCGCCATTGCCTTTTCCGTTTTCTCCCGGTACCGGGCGTAGATGCGGCGGGTGAGCAGGTTGGCCACCAGGACATAGGCGGTAATATCGTTACACTTGCCGAATTCCAGCACCACGTTGGTGCCCCGGCCGAGATGGTCGAGGATATGGGCTACGGCGTCGGCCGGTGCGTGGGGCTCGATGAAAGGTAGCCTCTTGATGATGGCCAGTCCTCTCTGCAGGTTCGAGAAGGTGCTCTCGTGAATATTAAGCTCTTTTAAAAGCTCGCCGGTCTCGTCGGAGCTACCCAGGTTGACGGTTTTCTCCAGCCAGCTCTTGCCGAACCGCTCCCGGAACTGGTATATCGCTCCGATGGCGGGCTCAGTCAGATTCAATGTTTGGCGCAGCAGGACCATGTCGGCCGGCTCTATCTCGTCATATCCTATGCGGACGGTGAAGTCGGTGAGCACCCCTCTCCGCTTTGAGCTCTCTTCGTCGAGGGTAAAGACGGCCACCTTGGCCGGGAAGAGCTGCTTGAGGGCCTTTACCTTCTTCAGCCCGTGCTCGCTGCTGCCCTCCCAGCCGTATTCGCTGTGCATGTCGAAGATGAGGTTAACCGCCTTCGATTTCTGCAGCATGCCGATCAGGAGCTGCCTGGTGAAGAAGGTCTTGCCGGTGCCGCTCTTGCCGAAGATACCGCTGGAGCGCTCGACCAGCTTCTCCATGTCGAGACAGAGCCTGGTCTCCATATCCAGCGGGTTGCCGATCCAGAACCTTTTCTCGTCCTCTTTGCCGAAGACCAGCTCGACGTCCTCCTGTGATGCCGGGTTTACCGGTGAGAAGTGCGATGGTATCGTCTTGACCGGCTGCGGTCCCTCGCTGAGGCTAGCGGCATCGCCGCCGATGGTGAGATAGGGCGAAATATGGAGAGTCCCGTAGGTGCTGGTGCCGGCCAGAACTTCAGCGATGAAGGGGTCGGAGACGTCGGGCGGGATAACGGTAAGCTTGGGGTCGGTTACGCCCAGGCTGATATCGGTGATCATGCCGAAGAAGCGCCGTTTTTTCCCCTCGATGGTGACATAGCGCCCTACCGCGATGTCCTCGACCGAGGCGCTACCGTCAAGCCTGGCTTCCACGCCCTTGTTCAAGGAGCCGGTGGTAACGATACCCAGCCTCTCCGTGTTCATTTCGCCACGCTCCCTGTTCCCCGGCTAAGGGGGTGGGGAGTAACGACGCTCATCATGCCGGGGGTCTGCCGGATCATATTTGAATCCTCTCCAGAATAGCCTTGAGCTGGTTCAGATTGCCGCCGATCAGAAGAGCCAACTCCTTGCCGGCGGCGACCAGAAAGCTACGACGGTCCTGGTGTACCTGGCTCATCTGGCGCAGTGCAGCGCTGGCAAGCTCATCTGTGGAAATAGGCAGGTTAGCATTGACCAGTATGTTAAGGAAGGCGAAGGACTGGCTGAACTCCCCTACTTCCTCGGGCGAGCACAGGTAAACGAAGCCGTGGATACGGGCCGGTTGGGGCGGCAGGTAGTGGTTCATCTTATCTCCCTGCCGGTGGCCGACCACTAGGGCACTGAACTCACTCTTGAGCAACTTTAACAGCTGCGGGTTTGACCGGTAGACCGCCTCTTCACTGGCCTCATCCCTGCCCCGGGCAATCGGCCGCCGCCCCGGCTCGAGGCTGGTGGTCGCCGCTTGATAGACTACCCCGTATAACTCTACATTCGCATCCCCGGTCTTGACCATGCTGCCTAAAGCGGGCGAGCCGTAGAGCTCATAACACTGGGCGGTGAAGTCGGCGGAGCTGGCTTCGATGACCTCACCGACCCTCTGTGTTTCACTCATTGTTTTGTTTTCCTATTTCTTTTCTGGTTTTTCCTTCTGCTGCTTGGGTTTCTTGACATTCTTCCTTCCCTTGGATCCCATCTCTTCCTCCTTTGATTAAGATTCCCGTCCCCCCACCACTCTACTTCATAATAAACCATTTCGGCTTTTTAGGATAGTGGCTCCGCTGCCGGGAGCAGGTATCGTTTTCTGAGCAACGCATCACTATATTAGACCCACCTCGTCCTCTTGCTCCGGCTTTTTGCCGAGCTTAAGCTGGGCAGGTTTTCCTCCAGCAGCAGCGACTCCACCAGCCGCCAGAAGTTTTCCCGGTCCGCTCCGGTTACCACCGCCTGCTCGTGAGCTTCGCTCAGCGCTACCGGGTATCCCTGCCCGCGCCGGCACTGGTCCAGAATAAGTGAGTGGGTTAGATTGAGTAGACCCTCATCCATCGCCACCCACTGCGGTATCTCTACCCGCGCGGTTTCATCGTCCACTCTGAGGTAGAAAAAGTAGATCCGGTGCTCGGCGGGGTATTTCTTAATTATTTTCGACCCGCTGGTAAACAGGCATGACCGCTCCCCCGGGGCTAACAGCTCGGAGAACAGGTCGCAGTCCCTGATGCCGGCGACTGCCTCACACTGCCGGTCTTTGCAGTCCTGGCAGTGGCGGTCGGTGTCGAGGATGTCGTGCGGGCAGAGGGCGAGGCGCAGTGCATTGACCACCTCGGTACTGCGGGGAAAGCTGATGTAGCTGGCCAGAGCTACCTCTCTTTTCTTGTTATTAAGTTCTTTTATACTGCTGAGGTGGCTCAAGAAGCCTTTGTCCAGCAGTGCTTCGGTAACGAATTCGGGATAGGCCTCCAGGCCCCAGAGGACGAGCGTACCGTCAACCAGCGCCAGGCTAAGGCCGTCCCCGGGCAGCTCCGCGGCCAGTTCGGCCAGCTTGCCGCACTCGTCCACGCCGCGCTTGATGCCCAGCAGTGTTCCTTCTACCACCTGCTCCCGGGTATTATTATTCCCGGTCGGTGTAATGACCAGGTCCTCATCGCTGGAGTAGAGGCTGGGGAAGCTCTCCAGGGTAGCTGCGGGTGAGCTTCCGTATCGTAGAACGACGGAGCCGATGTTGATCAGGTAGCAGCGGGGCGACCGGTGGCGGTCGACATCGATGTGAGAGCCGTCGGCTGCCAGTATGCTGAATTCGGCAGGAGCGGGCGGTG from the Dehalococcoidales bacterium genome contains:
- a CDS encoding sulfite exporter TauE/SafE family protein, with protein sequence MTIAHILILLATGAGVGFAGGLLGVGGSFIMTPVQYLVFADMGIPVDIAVKLAFGTSMMVILPTAASGTWRHHREGAVWWRAAVVMGMCGLAGAFGGATLASYLPGAVLKLAFGIVVMAAGVGMLVRGPVEAGQPPKDNPWLWAAWAAPIGVISGLVGLGGGVLAVPVMVLALKFRIHSAIATSLAFVMFTSIGGVIGYIVNGQGIAGLPLHCLGYVHLEAWGLLAATSIGMAQLGARATHRAPAHRLRYAFVAVMFYLGLRMLGVFG
- the feoB gene encoding ferrous iron transport protein B — encoded protein: MSREEIIQAKDKSIGHLRSVLGDDAETVISGARYGFISGLLKDTLKKPRIEKATTSDKIDRVLVHRIWGIPIFLGIMYGMFQFVFTLSGPLMGLIDAGFGSLAGIAEGISPDWWSSLLGDGIISGVGSVISFIPPIFLLFIAISVLEDCGYLSRAAFVMDRVMHRIGLHGRSFIPMILGFGCTIPAVMACRTIENRKDRLTTMLVTPFMSCGARLPIFVLLAGVFFPARAGLVVFAMYLIGIGIAIFSAWILRKSLFAGESGHFVMELPPYRLPTFHGAMIHMWERGKHFLKRAGTIIFAAVVAVWLLASLPWGVEYASAGSILGRIGSAVAPVFTPCGFAQWPAAASLVFGFLAKEIVVGSLGAIFAVGEAGLGGALASQLGWTPLVAFSFMVFSLLYVPCVASIATIRSEASAKWAWFAIGYTCAVAWVAATVIYQIGRVVLGG
- a CDS encoding ferrous iron transporter B, translated to MAKKITVALAGNPNAGKTTVFNNLTGAHQHVGNWPGVTVEKKEGGYRYGDYQVKVVDLPGVYSLTAYSPDEVVARNFILEGAPDVVVDILDASNLERNLYLTVQLIELEANLVVALNMMDIAQSRDYQIDVDKLARELGAPVVPMVAKKKGSNDRLLQAIVDAFEGRSGVEKVKLFYGNELEEHIKELESLIARDEELSQRFPPRWLAIKLLEEDGEVLEKIGLDR
- a CDS encoding FeoA family protein, whose translation is MSGKSLPLAMINPYEEVTVAEIRGGRGLVQRLADMGLTPGTKLKVINSQMPGPILIDLRGSRLVLGHGVALKIMVEITGNG
- a CDS encoding ferrous iron transport protein A; the protein is MTIKTLGEMRVGEHGRISKIGGNGQVHRRILDMGVIPPAAVVVERIAPMGDPIWIRLRGYQLSLRKEEAINVQVEVD
- a CDS encoding Fur family transcriptional regulator, encoding MVSKKSSTVIKRTALSSAGLRMTSQRALILDIINRGGEHLDADEVYSQARQIQSNLSLSTVYRNLRTLKELGLIQELHFNESHHHYEVKTSAEHHHLVCLGCGQVIEFECGLCSDMKREISRKKGFEIIDAEVQMTGYCAKCRRNRKQLMLQLPEKGFEKKGKEE
- a CDS encoding patatin-like phospholipase family protein, with the translated sequence MDRKKVGLVLSSGAARGLAHVGVLEVLEKNGIPIDMIAGTSIGAIIGAAYAAGKSIDEITRTVTGLSLMKMMTLADFTVPTSGFIKGKRIDGWLKSLICNIDFADLKIPFTCLATDIGTGKEVVIKQGPVAAAVRASASMPVIFTPARWQGRYLFDGALVEPIPVRAVKEMGADIVVAVNVVPYMGGRKKKADAAGDLKTQKEPNVFSIVVRMIYIMGYQAALDGLREADVIINPEVGHILPGSFNRARECILQGKRAARHALPAIKSILET
- a CDS encoding ATP-binding protein, with translation MNTERLGIVTTGSLNKGVEARLDGSASVEDIAVGRYVTIEGKKRRFFGMITDISLGVTDPKLTVIPPDVSDPFIAEVLAGTSTYGTLHISPYLTIGGDAASLSEGPQPVKTIPSHFSPVNPASQEDVELVFGKEDEKRFWIGNPLDMETRLCLDMEKLVERSSGIFGKSGTGKTFFTRQLLIGMLQKSKAVNLIFDMHSEYGWEGSSEHGLKKVKALKQLFPAKVAVFTLDEESSKRRGVLTDFTVRIGYDEIEPADMVLLRQTLNLTEPAIGAIYQFRERFGKSWLEKTVNLGSSDETGELLKELNIHESTFSNLQRGLAIIKRLPFIEPHAPADAVAHILDHLGRGTNVVLEFGKCNDITAYVLVANLLTRRIYARYREKTEKAMAENSTGPQPLVITIEEAHKFLNPEVASQTIFGTIAREMRKYNATLLVIDQRPSGIDDEIMSQVGTKATFLLDNERDIDSVLSGVSGKSELKSVLSKLASRQQALIFGHAVPMPVAFRPREYGSVNSYKEFAPDGGTAAVKQAEQDIEDLWG
- a CDS encoding DNA double-strand break repair nuclease NurA, with product MSLDLDKVFPQAGDMVIRLKNDAARRQQRLKFALDTMHSQADKISSLAKKIDSGNTTWLIAGLVDGLDRRIEAPPAPAEFSILAADGSHIDVDRHRSPRCYLINIGSVVLRYGSSPAATLESFPSLYSSDEDLVITPTGNNNTREQVVEGTLLGIKRGVDECGKLAELAAELPGDGLSLALVDGTLVLWGLEAYPEFVTEALLDKGFLSHLSSIKELNNKKREVALASYISFPRSTEVVNALRLALCPHDILDTDRHCQDCKDRQCEAVAGIRDCDLFSELLAPGERSCLFTSGSKIIKKYPAEHRIYFFYLRVDDETARVEIPQWVAMDEGLLNLTHSLILDQCRRGQGYPVALSEAHEQAVVTGADRENFWRLVESLLLEENLPSLSSAKSRSKRTRWV